A region of Nitrospinota bacterium DNA encodes the following proteins:
- a CDS encoding HIT domain-containing protein, whose product MDNNKNLWAPWRLGYVLSEKPKECVLCSMPGDNDDEKHHIIHRGVTCYLLLNLYPYTNGHMLVAPYRHTSEYDDLTTEELAEMAQITKRAVQAVKKSMRPGGFNIGLNQGQVAGAGIHEHLHFHIVPRWNGDINFMPAVAGVKVMPQSLDEAYETIRSVF is encoded by the coding sequence ATGGACAATAATAAAAACCTCTGGGCTCCCTGGCGGCTGGGTTATGTGCTGTCCGAAAAACCCAAAGAGTGCGTGTTGTGCAGTATGCCCGGTGACAATGATGATGAAAAACACCACATCATTCACAGGGGGGTGACCTGTTACCTCCTGCTTAACCTGTACCCTTACACCAACGGGCACATGCTGGTAGCGCCATACCGCCACACGTCTGAATATGACGACCTGACAACCGAAGAGCTGGCCGAAATGGCGCAGATAACAAAACGCGCAGTGCAGGCGGTTAAAAAATCCATGCGGCCTGGCGGGTTCAACATCGGCTTAAACCAGGGGCAGGTTGCCGGGGCGGGTATCCATGAGCATTTGCATTTCCATATTGTGCCCCGCTGGAACGGGGACATCAATTTCATGCCGGCCGTGGCTGGCGTTAAAGTGATGCCCCAAAGCCTGGACGAAGCGTATGAAACCATACGCTCGGTTTTTTAG
- a CDS encoding carbonic anhydrase, protein MAIAFIFTASVSLTGQAMASGEAASTMSPDSALKTLKDGNARFVAGKSEHPRADSKRRKETVEGGQHPFAVVLACSDSREAVELIFDQGIGDLFVVRVAGNVSDTDEIGSIEYGAGHLNAPLLVVLGHTKCGAVTAVVKEEKVHGSIPELVDNIVPAVARARAKKIVGDVLIHEAIKMNVFQSIEDLFKRSGETRELVRSGKLKVVGAVYDLEKGTVDWLGEHPDQGKLTSTAVEGHEHHR, encoded by the coding sequence ATGGCTATTGCGTTTATTTTCACCGCGTCTGTTAGTTTGACGGGCCAGGCCATGGCATCGGGAGAGGCGGCGTCCACCATGTCGCCGGATTCGGCGCTCAAGACGCTTAAAGACGGCAACGCCAGGTTTGTGGCGGGGAAAAGCGAACATCCCCGGGCCGACTCCAAAAGGAGAAAAGAGACGGTGGAGGGTGGCCAGCATCCATTTGCTGTAGTACTTGCCTGCTCGGATTCCCGGGAGGCCGTGGAGTTGATATTCGACCAGGGCATAGGCGACCTTTTTGTGGTGCGTGTGGCAGGTAACGTGTCCGACACCGACGAGATAGGCTCAATAGAGTATGGAGCGGGGCATCTTAACGCGCCCCTGCTGGTGGTGCTGGGCCACACCAAATGCGGCGCGGTTACCGCCGTGGTTAAAGAGGAAAAGGTCCATGGCTCCATTCCTGAACTGGTGGACAACATTGTCCCCGCCGTCGCCAGGGCCAGGGCCAAAAAAATTGTGGGCGACGTTCTCATCCATGAGGCCATCAAGATGAACGTCTTCCAGTCTATTGAGGACCTGTTCAAAAGGAGCGGGGAGACCAGGGAACTGGTGAGGAGCGGCAAGTTGAAAGTGGTGGGCGCGGTGTACGATCTTGAGAAAGGGACAGTGGACTGGCTCGGCGAGCATCCCGACCAGGGCAAGCTGACATCCACAGCCGTTGAGGGCCACGAGCACCACCGCTAG
- the ybeY gene encoding rRNA maturation RNase YbeY yields the protein MVQVQVLRRRTGKGPATSKLRQKAKRIADILGLGEGEISLLVTGDREMHQLNRQYRCKDKPTDVLSFPQAEGEIDYSKPGMLGDVVISVDTAGRQAVEKGHSLEKEMDILLVHGFLHLLGFDHERGPKDARAMHKKEREVLKSLGY from the coding sequence ATGGTTCAGGTTCAGGTATTAAGGCGCAGGACAGGCAAGGGGCCCGCAACCAGTAAGCTTCGCCAGAAGGCGAAGCGTATTGCGGACATCCTGGGGCTCGGCGAGGGGGAGATAAGCCTGCTCGTCACCGGCGACAGGGAAATGCATCAGCTCAACCGCCAATACCGTTGCAAGGACAAGCCCACCGACGTGCTTTCATTTCCTCAAGCGGAGGGGGAGATAGATTACTCAAAACCCGGCATGCTGGGGGATGTGGTGATTTCCGTGGATACCGCCGGACGGCAGGCGGTTGAAAAAGGCCACTCGCTGGAGAAGGAGATGGACATCCTGCTGGTCCACGGTTTTTTACACCTGTTGGGATTCGACCATGAGCGGGGGCCAAAAGACGCGCGCGCCATGCATAAAAAAGAGAGGGAAGTTTTAAAGAGTTTGGGTTATTGA
- a CDS encoding HDIG domain-containing protein: protein MKAAKIINLDAFKKKESGIKPPGRQQQPANLFDRLDRELLYVGALVVAAALALAMIMTPSRKASVTVPPVGSVAEYNIKAPEEMLVEDRESTAKNRRLAAESAPDIYDFDSKAETNLLARIKDAQEPLVNEYLTQSRPAYLDVIAALEYKDESGHRIPSAAIPKDGVVPEKRLAESRRALTKVERSEGFQRLAQEFETRLNITLDAREREVLRQYHYWPRIWDMVGASLAPVYAKGVAERKGETAASANRGMILRNIASGAERASKDLAELYDMPEARKKIRDEAASRMPERRPALRKLVASLSQKLLQANVTFNRKETELRRELASSDAKPVFFRVQRGEMIVREGELVTQAQAERLSQIAGSLESRGRFTVFMGLFLINLLLMSMAAFFLRKFHDEIVEYPKLQGMLAALIVTHMGLVWASMQVFTVFLTQTPRIDLPTYMLAAPMAFGPMIVSIFFTAELTVLFSVVAAALTVLMAGDLPALPLLTITAGLVCAHHVRAYNRRSSVIKVGLSVSMVNLIITLAFGMTGPNFFSEDQFFNVISALAGGCVAALLVSGALPVLESLFPVVSDIKLLELSNLNHPLLRRMILEAPGTYHHSMMVGNLAEEACKSIGANALLARAGALFHDIGKMKMPEYFVENQASMANPHDKLTPHMSARILINHIKEGVEMARQSKLLPQITAMIPEHHGTQLARYFYAKAKEAEEAARAQVMEVDFQYPGPIPSSKESACVALADSIEASARACSEPTPGKLKTIVTDVINDKFVQGQLDNSHLTLKDLAHIAHSFTHVLTAIHHHRIQYPDQGGDKERRHGSGSGIKAQDRQGARNQ, encoded by the coding sequence ATGAAAGCGGCCAAGATAATCAACCTGGACGCTTTTAAAAAGAAAGAAAGCGGCATTAAGCCCCCGGGCCGTCAGCAACAACCGGCGAACTTGTTCGATAGGCTCGACAGGGAACTGCTATACGTTGGCGCGCTGGTGGTGGCCGCGGCCTTGGCTCTGGCGATGATAATGACCCCGTCGCGCAAGGCGTCCGTCACCGTTCCGCCGGTTGGCTCCGTGGCCGAGTACAACATAAAGGCGCCGGAAGAGATGCTGGTGGAGGACAGGGAGTCCACCGCAAAGAACCGGCGGCTCGCCGCCGAGTCGGCGCCGGACATATACGATTTTGACTCCAAGGCGGAAACAAACCTTCTGGCCAGGATTAAGGACGCCCAGGAGCCGCTGGTTAACGAATATCTCACCCAGTCGAGGCCTGCGTACCTGGATGTTATCGCCGCGCTGGAATATAAAGACGAATCCGGCCACAGGATACCCTCCGCCGCCATCCCCAAGGATGGGGTGGTTCCGGAAAAGAGGCTGGCCGAGTCCCGCAGGGCGCTTACCAAAGTTGAGCGGAGCGAAGGGTTCCAGCGGCTTGCGCAAGAGTTTGAAACCCGGCTCAACATAACGCTGGACGCCAGGGAGCGGGAGGTGCTCCGCCAGTATCATTACTGGCCCAGGATCTGGGACATGGTGGGCGCCTCGCTGGCCCCGGTGTACGCCAAGGGTGTGGCCGAACGCAAAGGCGAGACCGCCGCTTCCGCCAACCGGGGGATGATTTTAAGAAACATCGCCAGCGGCGCAGAGCGGGCGTCGAAGGATCTGGCCGAACTTTACGACATGCCCGAAGCCCGCAAGAAGATCCGCGACGAGGCGGCCTCAAGGATGCCGGAGCGCCGTCCGGCCCTGAGGAAACTGGTGGCGTCCCTTTCCCAAAAACTCCTGCAGGCCAACGTAACGTTCAACCGCAAGGAGACCGAGCTGAGAAGGGAGCTGGCCTCAAGCGACGCCAAACCGGTGTTCTTCCGCGTCCAGCGGGGCGAGATGATAGTGCGGGAGGGGGAGCTTGTCACCCAGGCCCAGGCCGAGAGGCTTTCACAGATAGCCGGGAGCCTGGAGAGCCGCGGCCGGTTCACGGTGTTTATGGGGCTGTTCCTCATAAACCTTCTTCTTATGAGCATGGCGGCGTTCTTTCTCCGCAAGTTCCATGACGAGATCGTGGAGTACCCTAAGCTCCAGGGCATGCTGGCGGCGCTCATAGTAACCCACATGGGGCTGGTGTGGGCTTCCATGCAGGTGTTCACGGTATTCCTGACGCAAACGCCGAGGATAGACCTGCCAACTTACATGCTGGCGGCCCCGATGGCTTTCGGCCCGATGATAGTTTCCATATTCTTCACGGCGGAGCTTACGGTGCTTTTCTCCGTGGTGGCGGCGGCGCTCACGGTGCTGATGGCCGGGGACCTGCCCGCCCTACCGCTTCTTACCATTACCGCGGGGCTGGTATGCGCCCACCATGTGCGAGCGTACAACCGCCGGTCGTCGGTGATAAAAGTGGGCCTCAGCGTTTCGATGGTGAACCTCATCATCACGCTGGCCTTCGGCATGACCGGGCCCAATTTCTTTTCCGAAGACCAGTTTTTTAACGTCATATCCGCCCTGGCGGGCGGCTGTGTGGCGGCGTTGCTGGTTTCTGGCGCCCTACCGGTGCTGGAAAGCCTTTTCCCTGTGGTGTCCGACATCAAACTGCTGGAGCTGTCAAATTTAAACCATCCGCTTCTTCGGCGGATGATATTAGAGGCTCCGGGCACTTATCACCATTCCATGATGGTTGGCAACCTGGCCGAAGAGGCATGCAAGTCCATTGGGGCCAACGCCCTGCTGGCCAGGGCCGGCGCGCTTTTCCACGACATCGGCAAGATGAAGATGCCCGAGTATTTCGTGGAGAACCAGGCTTCCATGGCGAATCCGCACGACAAGCTTACCCCCCACATGAGCGCGCGAATCCTGATAAACCACATCAAGGAGGGGGTGGAGATGGCGAGGCAAAGCAAGCTCCTGCCGCAGATCACGGCGATGATCCCGGAGCATCACGGCACCCAGCTGGCCCGGTATTTCTACGCCAAGGCCAAAGAGGCCGAGGAGGCCGCCCGCGCCCAGGTGATGGAGGTGGACTTCCAGTATCCCGGGCCCATACCATCATCCAAGGAATCGGCCTGCGTGGCCCTGGCCGACAGCATAGAGGCGTCGGCACGCGCCTGCTCTGAGCCCACGCCGGGCAAATTGAAAACCATCGTCACCGACGTGATAAACGACAAGTTCGTGCAAGGCCAGCTGGACAACAGCCATTTGACGCTCAAAGACCTGGCCCATATCGCCCATAGTTTCACCCACGTTCTAACGGCTATCCATCATCACCGCATCCAGTATCCGGACCAGGGCGGTGATAAAGAAAGACGGCATGGTTCAGGTTCAGGTATTAAGGCGCAGGACAGGCAAGGGGCCCGCAACCAGTAA
- the mutS gene encoding DNA mismatch repair protein MutS codes for MSQNITPMMRQYMEMKRTHPDAILFFRMGDFYEMFGEDAIVASKALNIALTSRDKGSENQTPMCGVPHHAVQNYLARMIRQGHKVAICEQMEDPRLARGIVKRDVTRVITPGAVMEPTLLDEKSNNYLAAVMAGRMGIGLSAADLSTGLLRAREFAGDTALEDMVNELDRLDPRQIIIPASLEEYHPGVYKSLAGLNVTLDKVEDWVFDRETARRTLLEQFNVANLEGFGLEELALATSAAGAAVHYLRDTQKGAVQHLTRVVILRGGDYMALDSATRRNLELVKNLIDGDKKGSLLGLLDETHTPMGARLMKEFILQPLLSVEKIQERLDTVRAFYESRAAMESVRGLLDGMGDIERIAGRVSQVNCSPRDLLALKNGLERLPALRASIESVDTSISMAWKSLWDDVADLRELLENAISPEAPSHARDGGSIRQGYNEELDRLKSVQTDSRRHIIHLEEEERRKSGISNLKVKYNKVFGYFFEVSRKQAESVPAEWMRKQSLVNAERFVSPKLKELEESILNAEDRALTLELALYDEVKVRAAQGVGRAQTMASISAELDVFTALAYVARSNGYCQPVVDGGDIMEITGGRHPVLERVLLAERFVVNDASLDREGNMISIITGPNMAGKSTFIRQVAIITLMAQMGSYVPADSASIGVCDRIFTRVGAQDHLQKGRSTFMVEMNETALILNNATAKSLIVLDEIGRGTSTFDGISIAWAVVEHIHRIGARTLFATHYHELTELSDSLAGVRNLSVSVREWNDEIIFLHKIIAGGADKSYGIQVARLAGLPREVITRAGEILTQLEANELDTTGHPKLKAAGAGGQPLYQLSLFAPSVSEVEEELKKLDVNQLTPIEALNKIAELKRKTGGK; via the coding sequence ATGTCCCAAAACATCACGCCGATGATGCGGCAATATATGGAGATGAAGCGGACCCACCCGGACGCCATCCTCTTCTTCCGCATGGGTGATTTCTATGAGATGTTCGGGGAGGACGCCATAGTGGCCTCCAAGGCGCTTAACATCGCCCTCACCAGCCGCGACAAGGGATCGGAGAACCAGACCCCCATGTGCGGCGTTCCCCATCACGCCGTTCAAAACTATCTTGCGCGGATGATCCGGCAGGGTCACAAGGTGGCCATCTGCGAGCAGATGGAAGACCCGCGCCTGGCCAGGGGGATAGTAAAAAGGGACGTGACCCGCGTGATAACGCCCGGGGCGGTGATGGAGCCTACGTTGCTGGACGAGAAGTCCAACAATTATCTAGCCGCGGTGATGGCCGGAAGGATGGGGATAGGGCTTTCGGCGGCGGACCTTTCCACCGGACTCCTGCGCGCCCGGGAGTTTGCGGGCGACACGGCGCTGGAGGATATGGTAAACGAGCTGGACAGGCTGGATCCGAGACAGATAATCATCCCCGCGTCGCTGGAGGAGTATCACCCCGGAGTTTATAAGTCGCTTGCGGGATTGAACGTGACTCTGGACAAGGTGGAGGATTGGGTTTTCGACCGCGAAACCGCCCGCAGGACATTGCTGGAGCAGTTTAACGTGGCAAACCTGGAGGGCTTCGGGCTGGAGGAGCTTGCCCTTGCCACATCAGCCGCCGGAGCGGCGGTTCATTACCTCAGAGACACCCAGAAAGGCGCCGTCCAGCATCTCACCCGCGTGGTCATTCTGCGGGGCGGCGACTATATGGCGCTGGACTCCGCCACGCGAAGGAACCTGGAGCTTGTAAAAAACCTCATCGACGGCGACAAGAAAGGCTCCCTGCTGGGCCTGTTGGACGAGACGCACACGCCCATGGGCGCCAGGTTGATGAAAGAGTTTATCCTGCAACCGCTTCTGTCCGTGGAGAAAATCCAGGAGAGGCTGGATACCGTCCGCGCTTTTTACGAAAGCAGGGCCGCCATGGAGAGCGTCAGGGGTCTGCTGGACGGCATGGGCGATATTGAGCGGATAGCGGGCCGTGTATCGCAAGTTAATTGTTCCCCCCGCGACCTGCTGGCGCTAAAAAACGGGTTGGAGCGCCTGCCCGCCCTCAGGGCCTCGATAGAATCCGTCGATACCTCCATATCCATGGCCTGGAAATCGTTATGGGACGACGTGGCGGATTTGAGGGAGCTTCTGGAGAACGCCATATCGCCCGAAGCCCCATCCCACGCCAGGGACGGCGGCTCCATCCGTCAGGGATACAACGAGGAGCTGGACCGCTTGAAGAGCGTACAGACAGACTCGCGCAGGCACATCATCCATCTGGAGGAGGAGGAAAGGCGCAAGTCCGGCATATCCAACCTGAAGGTAAAGTACAACAAGGTGTTCGGCTATTTCTTCGAAGTGTCGCGCAAACAGGCGGAGTCGGTCCCGGCGGAGTGGATGCGGAAACAGTCGCTGGTGAACGCGGAGCGGTTCGTTTCGCCGAAACTGAAGGAACTGGAAGAATCCATATTGAACGCCGAGGACCGGGCGCTGACCCTGGAGCTTGCGCTTTACGACGAAGTTAAAGTCCGGGCCGCCCAGGGCGTGGGCCGCGCGCAGACCATGGCCTCCATATCAGCTGAGCTGGACGTATTCACGGCGCTGGCCTATGTGGCCAGAAGCAACGGTTATTGCCAGCCGGTGGTGGACGGAGGGGACATCATGGAAATAACGGGTGGCAGGCATCCGGTCCTTGAAAGGGTCTTGCTGGCCGAGCGGTTCGTGGTGAACGACGCGTCGCTGGACCGGGAGGGGAACATGATATCCATCATCACCGGGCCCAACATGGCGGGCAAATCCACATTTATCCGGCAGGTGGCGATAATCACGCTCATGGCTCAGATGGGGTCGTACGTCCCGGCGGATTCGGCCAGCATCGGCGTGTGCGACAGGATTTTCACAAGGGTGGGCGCGCAGGACCATCTGCAAAAAGGGCGCTCCACCTTCATGGTGGAGATGAACGAAACAGCGCTGATACTTAACAACGCCACGGCCAAAAGCCTGATAGTGCTCGATGAAATAGGGCGTGGCACATCCACTTTCGACGGAATTTCCATAGCCTGGGCGGTGGTGGAGCATATCCACAGGATTGGAGCCCGCACGCTGTTCGCCACCCATTACCACGAGCTTACGGAGCTTTCGGATTCGCTGGCCGGGGTGAGGAATTTGAGCGTGTCCGTGCGGGAGTGGAACGACGAGATAATATTCCTCCACAAGATAATCGCCGGCGGAGCGGACAAAAGTTATGGAATACAGGTGGCGCGGCTGGCTGGCCTGCCCCGGGAGGTGATCACGCGGGCGGGTGAGATTCTCACGCAACTGGAAGCCAACGAGCTGGACACCACGGGCCATCCAAAACTAAAGGCCGCCGGGGCCGGGGGCCAGCCGTTGTACCAGCTAAGCCTTTTCGCCCCATCGGTTAGCGAGGTGGAGGAGGAGTTGAAGAAACTTGACGTTAACCAGCTCACCCCCATCGAAGCGCTCAACAAGATTGCGGAGCTGAAGAGGAAAACGGGCGGCAAGTGA